From one Nonomuraea polychroma genomic stretch:
- a CDS encoding phosphatidylinositol-specific phospholipase C1-like protein encodes MRPLALVVAAAMAALAAVPAADAATAGRASLRINHVQTIATHNSYHRELTDAEKDVQRRTDANWWNLQYSHTALPNQFAAQRVRGIELDVFPDPKGGLYTNPLVRRDAGLPALNDPALAQPGFKVLHWADHDYGTNCSTLVTCLRQVREWSDKNPGHVPLTVLTEFKSTDPKKEAMGGAKSPAWDTALMDALDTEIRSVFPDDRLITPDDVRKPGLTLEQSVLKHGWPELNASRGKIMFFMDNQATAIQQPYLAGRPSLEGRVLFTNSRPGRSDAAFVGWNEPQGANTAQIQDLVRKGYYVRTRSDVPFTEARSGDTGRLKAALDSGAQMISTDFPVIGLSARHGSDYTAELPGGATVRCNPVNAPTGCRDHTLERITIK; translated from the coding sequence ATGCGTCCCCTCGCCCTCGTCGTCGCCGCCGCCATGGCCGCGCTCGCCGCCGTACCTGCCGCTGACGCTGCGACGGCGGGCCGCGCCTCGCTGCGGATCAATCACGTCCAGACCATCGCCACCCACAACAGCTACCACCGCGAGCTGACCGACGCCGAGAAGGACGTGCAGCGCAGGACCGACGCCAACTGGTGGAACCTGCAGTACTCGCACACCGCCCTGCCCAACCAGTTCGCCGCCCAGCGCGTGCGCGGCATCGAGCTGGACGTCTTCCCCGACCCCAAGGGCGGTCTCTACACCAACCCGCTGGTCCGCCGCGACGCCGGGCTCCCGGCGCTCAACGACCCCGCGCTCGCCCAGCCCGGCTTCAAGGTCCTGCACTGGGCCGACCACGACTACGGCACCAACTGCTCCACCCTCGTCACGTGCCTGCGCCAGGTACGCGAGTGGTCCGACAAGAACCCCGGTCACGTGCCGCTGACTGTGCTGACCGAGTTCAAGAGCACGGATCCGAAGAAGGAGGCCATGGGCGGGGCCAAGAGCCCGGCCTGGGACACCGCGCTCATGGACGCCCTGGACACCGAGATCCGCTCCGTCTTCCCTGACGACCGGCTCATCACGCCGGACGATGTCCGCAAGCCCGGCCTCACCCTGGAGCAGTCGGTGCTCAAGCACGGCTGGCCCGAGCTGAACGCGTCCCGCGGCAAGATCATGTTCTTCATGGACAACCAGGCGACCGCCATCCAGCAGCCCTACCTGGCGGGCCGGCCGAGCCTGGAAGGCCGCGTGTTGTTCACGAACTCCCGCCCCGGCCGGTCCGACGCCGCCTTCGTCGGCTGGAACGAGCCGCAGGGCGCCAACACCGCTCAGATCCAGGACCTCGTACGCAAGGGCTACTACGTGCGTACCCGGTCCGACGTGCCCTTCACCGAGGCCAGGTCGGGCGACACGGGACGGCTGAAGGCGGCCTTGGACAGCGGCGCGCAGATGATCAGCACCGACTTCCCGGTGATCGGGCTGTCGGCCAGGCACGGCAGCGACTACACGGCCGAGCTGCCGGGCGGCGCGACCGTCCGCTGCAACCCGGTGAACGCGCCCACCGGCTGCCGCGACCACACCCTGGAGCGGATCACGATCAAGTAG
- a CDS encoding TetR/AcrR family transcriptional regulator, protein MSERPGLRERKKAKTRALIQKEALRLFREQGYAATTVEQIAEAAEVAPSTVSRYFPTKEDLVLVDQFPSFLDALRAAPPELNPVQAVRVAMLQALDGQTPEERADSVEREKLMLTVPELWAASLENIRRVLTILRDELAARAGRDAGDPEIRNVTGAIVGVIWALWFDWAKDPSKEVAGELDRALAHLDAGLPISRKDQSPG, encoded by the coding sequence ATGAGCGAGCGACCCGGCCTGCGGGAGCGGAAGAAGGCCAAGACCAGGGCGTTGATCCAGAAGGAGGCGCTACGGCTCTTCCGCGAGCAGGGGTACGCCGCGACGACGGTCGAGCAGATCGCGGAGGCGGCGGAGGTGGCGCCCAGCACCGTCTCCCGCTATTTCCCGACGAAGGAGGACCTGGTGCTGGTCGACCAGTTCCCGTCCTTCCTCGACGCGCTCAGGGCGGCGCCGCCTGAGCTCAATCCCGTGCAGGCCGTACGCGTCGCCATGCTTCAGGCGCTGGACGGGCAGACGCCCGAGGAGCGCGCCGACAGCGTGGAGCGGGAGAAGCTCATGCTCACCGTCCCCGAGCTGTGGGCGGCGAGCCTGGAGAACATCCGCCGCGTCCTCACGATCCTGCGGGACGAGCTGGCGGCACGCGCCGGTCGCGACGCCGGCGATCCGGAGATCCGGAACGTCACCGGGGCGATCGTGGGGGTGATCTGGGCGCTCTGGTTCGACTGGGCGAAGGATCCCTCGAAGGAGGTCGCTGGCGAGCTCGACAGGGCCCTCGCCCATCTGGACGCGGGCCTGCCGATCAGCCGGAAGGATCAGAGTCCGGGATAG
- a CDS encoding AMP-binding protein, which translates to MIHSLSLSDVLAEHARSRPQVTAVVDGDVRLTYPELDARVTRLASALADRGVAAGDRVLWLGQNAHAVLELLLACSRLGAIFCPANWRQSEDELRFIRTDLTPAAVVWEPSDATTSLHAQSTAAPASSEGSGEGQAPSGAGAAENGTMVWVRAGEDYEELVASGSVREFPQVADTEPTLALYTAAFAGRPNAALLSSAALIAHSASLLVVRQMEPGFTFLNNGPLFHVGTMMFCLATLQIGGTNVFTPAFDAEEVCRLIDAERVTQAFLFGQMIDAVVKANAGGKYDLSSLRFVSHSAEWDSMITVDDSPWCRSKMGGYGQTEVGGMLTFLGLAEGGAGFAGRPSPLVQVRILGPDDSEMPPGEVGEICARGKSLFSGYFARPDLNAEKSRNGWHHTGDLGRREPDGTITFIGPKLRMIKSGAENIYPAEVERALKSHPAVADAAVIGIPDPTWHQAVKAVVALKADGVATADELIEHVKKQVASYKKPREVAFVDTIPKRGFTPDYDALDAAHGGGNYPGL; encoded by the coding sequence ATGATCCACAGCCTGTCCCTCTCAGACGTCCTCGCCGAGCACGCCCGCAGCCGTCCCCAGGTGACCGCGGTGGTGGACGGGGATGTCCGGCTCACGTACCCCGAGCTGGATGCCCGGGTGACCCGGCTGGCCTCCGCCCTGGCCGACCGAGGGGTCGCCGCGGGCGATCGGGTTTTGTGGCTCGGGCAGAACGCGCATGCGGTGCTGGAGTTGCTGCTGGCCTGTTCCCGGCTGGGCGCGATCTTCTGTCCGGCCAACTGGCGGCAGTCGGAGGACGAGCTGCGGTTCATCCGCACCGACCTGACCCCGGCCGCGGTTGTCTGGGAGCCGTCGGACGCCACGACTTCCCTGCACGCTCAGAGCACCGCCGCGCCGGCGTCGTCTGAAGGGAGCGGTGAGGGCCAGGCTCCCTCGGGCGCCGGCGCGGCGGAGAACGGCACGATGGTGTGGGTGCGAGCGGGTGAGGACTACGAGGAGCTGGTGGCGAGCGGGTCCGTCAGGGAGTTCCCGCAGGTTGCCGATACGGAGCCGACGCTCGCCCTCTACACCGCCGCCTTCGCGGGGCGGCCCAACGCGGCCCTGCTCAGCAGCGCCGCGCTGATCGCGCACAGCGCCTCCCTGCTCGTCGTCCGGCAGATGGAGCCGGGCTTCACCTTCCTCAACAACGGGCCGCTCTTCCATGTCGGCACGATGATGTTCTGCCTGGCCACGCTCCAGATCGGCGGCACGAACGTCTTCACGCCCGCCTTCGACGCAGAAGAGGTCTGCCGGCTGATCGACGCCGAGCGGGTGACGCAGGCGTTCCTGTTCGGCCAGATGATCGACGCCGTGGTGAAGGCGAACGCGGGCGGCAAGTACGACCTGTCGTCGCTCAGGTTCGTCTCCCATTCGGCCGAGTGGGACAGCATGATCACGGTGGATGACTCGCCGTGGTGCCGCTCCAAGATGGGCGGGTACGGGCAGACGGAGGTGGGCGGCATGCTCACCTTCCTGGGGCTGGCCGAGGGCGGGGCCGGGTTCGCGGGGCGGCCGTCGCCGCTGGTCCAGGTACGCATCCTGGGCCCGGACGACAGCGAGATGCCGCCCGGCGAGGTGGGCGAGATCTGCGCACGCGGCAAATCCCTCTTTTCCGGATATTTCGCCCGGCCCGACTTAAATGCGGAGAAGTCGCGGAATGGCTGGCACCACACCGGCGACCTCGGCCGCCGCGAGCCCGACGGCACGATCACGTTCATCGGCCCCAAGCTTCGCATGATCAAATCCGGGGCCGAGAACATCTACCCGGCCGAGGTGGAACGCGCGCTCAAGTCCCACCCTGCCGTCGCCGACGCCGCGGTGATCGGCATCCCGGACCCGACGTGGCACCAGGCGGTCAAGGCCGTGGTGGCTCTCAAGGCTGACGGCGTGGCGACCGCCGACGAGCTGATCGAGCACGTCAAGAAGCAGGTGGCCTCGTACAAGAAGCCTCGGGAGGTGGCGTTCGTGGACACCATTCCCAAGCGCGGGTTCACCCCCGACTACGACGCCCTGGACGCCGCCCACGGCGGGGGCAACTATCCCGGACTCTGA